The Flavobacterium jumunjinense genome includes a region encoding these proteins:
- a CDS encoding LOG family protein yields the protein MAIDQYENEDHRIQEKFKQKTWNEIRTNDSWAIFKIMSEFVNGYEAMGRIGPCVSIFGSARTKPEDKYYLLAEKIAYKISKGGYGVITGGGPGIMEAGNKGAHFGGGTSVGLNIELPFEQHFNPYIDRDKNLNFDYFFVRKVMFVKYSQGFVVMPGGFGTLDELFEAITLIQTKKIAKFPIILVGTEFWTGLMDWVKTVLLEKFNTVSAHDLDLFTIVDNEDQVLDALDNFYKKYNLSPNF from the coding sequence ATGGCAATAGATCAATACGAAAACGAAGATCACAGAATACAAGAAAAGTTTAAACAAAAAACTTGGAACGAGATAAGAACTAACGATTCATGGGCGATTTTCAAAATCATGTCTGAATTTGTTAACGGTTATGAAGCAATGGGAAGAATTGGTCCTTGTGTTTCAATATTTGGTTCTGCTAGAACAAAACCAGAAGATAAATATTATTTATTAGCTGAAAAAATCGCATACAAAATAAGTAAAGGTGGTTATGGAGTAATTACTGGTGGTGGTCCTGGAATAATGGAAGCAGGTAACAAAGGTGCTCATTTTGGAGGAGGAACTTCTGTAGGTTTGAACATAGAATTACCCTTTGAACAACATTTCAATCCCTATATTGACAGAGATAAAAACTTAAATTTTGATTATTTCTTTGTTAGAAAAGTAATGTTTGTAAAATACTCTCAAGGTTTCGTAGTGATGCCTGGAGGTTTTGGAACATTAGATGAATTGTTTGAAGCAATTACATTAATTCAAACTAAGAAAATTGCAAAATTCCCTATAATCCTTGTTGGTACAGAATTCTGGACAGGATTGATGGATTGGGTAAAAACAGTACTTTTAGAAAAGTTCAACACAGTTAGTGCACACGATTTGGACTTATTTACTATCGTAGACAACGAAGATCAAGTATTAGATGCGTTAGATAATTTCTACAAAAAGTATAATTTATCTCCAAATTTCTAA
- a CDS encoding YgaP family membrane protein, with amino-acid sequence MKKNVGNGDRFLRIIIGIIAIILGLSGSFEGIIKWIALGFGLIMIITSSLQFCGLYALFGINTCKVKKK; translated from the coding sequence ATGAAAAAAAATGTAGGAAATGGAGATCGTTTTCTTCGTATTATTATTGGAATAATAGCAATAATATTAGGGCTTTCGGGTTCGTTTGAAGGAATAATTAAATGGATTGCTCTTGGTTTTGGATTGATAATGATAATTACATCATCGCTTCAGTTTTGTGGACTTTATGCCCTTTTTGGAATTAATACCTGTAAAGTAAAGAAGAAATAA
- a CDS encoding rhodanese-like domain-containing protein, whose product MKFRIAIIGLAFLATTACIKSQTEGVTLSNTVTFEQKLNDDGVQLIDVRTAEEFNSGHLANAKNIDIKLDDFEQKIAALDKTKPVMVYCKSGGRSGRAATKLKELGFTTIVDLDGGITDWKAEGKPVEN is encoded by the coding sequence ATGAAATTTAGAATTGCAATTATTGGTCTTGCATTTTTGGCAACAACTGCTTGTATAAAGTCGCAAACGGAAGGAGTAACACTTTCCAATACTGTTACTTTTGAACAAAAACTTAATGATGATGGGGTTCAGTTAATCGATGTTAGAACGGCCGAAGAATTTAATTCTGGACATTTAGCCAATGCAAAAAACATTGATATAAAGTTAGATGATTTTGAACAAAAAATAGCGGCTTTAGATAAAACAAAACCAGTAATGGTATATTGTAAGTCGGGAGGGAGAAGTGGAAGAGCTGCAACAAAACTTAAAGAATTGGGTTTTACAACAATTGTAGATTTAGATGGAGGTATAACCGATTGGAAAGCCGAAGGGAAGCCAGTTGAGAATTAG
- the trxA gene encoding thioredoxin, with amino-acid sequence MIEKFNALIGQEQLTLVDFYADWCGPCKTMSPILQETKSLLKDDVKIIKINVDQYQYLASEFMVRGVPTLILFKGGKVLWRQSGVVGANDLVSIIRGQMN; translated from the coding sequence ATGATTGAGAAATTTAATGCACTAATTGGACAAGAACAATTGACTTTAGTAGACTTTTATGCTGATTGGTGTGGACCTTGTAAAACGATGTCTCCAATTCTTCAAGAAACAAAATCATTATTAAAGGATGATGTGAAGATTATAAAGATTAATGTAGATCAATATCAATATTTAGCAAGTGAGTTTATGGTTAGAGGTGTACCTACATTAATTTTGTTTAAGGGAGGTAAAGTGTTGTGGAGGCAATCTGGAGTTGTTGGAGCAAATGACTTGGTTTCAATAATTAGAGGACAAATGAATTAA
- a CDS encoding DEAD/DEAH box helicase yields the protein MKTFQDFDLPKSLQKAIDELGFVNPTPIQEKSFSVILSGRDMMGIAQTGTGKTFAYLLPILKQWKFQDNESPRVLILVPTRELVVQVVEEVEKLTKYLSVRSLGIFGGVNINTQRKNLADGVDILVGTPGRVMDLSLDGVLRFDNLQKLVIDEFDEILNLGFRVQLTSILSMMKSKRQNIMFSATMTEDVDDVLDEFFEFPEEVSLAPSGTPLEQIQQKLYHIPNFLTKINLIKHILSTDETTDRVLIFVNNKKLVDVAFELLNEDFPDQFGVIHSNKTQNYRLSTMANFQNSKLRGIITTDVMARGLDISDISHVINLQFADSPEKYMHRIGRTGRADKEGIAISFVAPYEEEQHLAAETLMNKEIEVFEMPENIEVSEKRLEFEKDKRRFKSIGKKINTDERGAAFHEKKDKNKKVNLGGPGKTKPRKTAPRNRAVEAKKAAKRKKK from the coding sequence ATGAAAACATTTCAAGATTTCGATTTACCAAAATCGCTTCAAAAAGCAATAGACGAATTAGGATTCGTAAACCCTACACCTATTCAGGAAAAATCGTTCTCTGTAATTCTATCAGGAAGAGATATGATGGGAATTGCACAAACAGGAACTGGAAAAACATTTGCGTATTTATTACCTATTTTAAAACAATGGAAATTTCAAGATAATGAATCTCCAAGAGTACTAATACTTGTTCCAACAAGAGAATTAGTTGTTCAAGTTGTTGAAGAAGTTGAAAAACTTACAAAGTACCTATCTGTTCGTTCACTAGGGATTTTTGGAGGTGTTAACATTAATACGCAAAGAAAAAACTTAGCTGATGGTGTTGATATTTTAGTAGGAACACCAGGTCGTGTAATGGATTTATCTTTAGACGGTGTTTTACGTTTTGATAATTTACAGAAATTAGTAATTGATGAATTTGATGAAATCTTAAACCTTGGTTTCCGAGTTCAGTTAACTTCAATTTTGTCAATGATGAAAAGCAAAAGGCAAAATATTATGTTTTCTGCTACCATGACGGAAGATGTAGATGATGTATTAGATGAGTTTTTCGAATTTCCAGAAGAAGTATCTTTAGCACCAAGTGGAACTCCATTAGAGCAAATTCAACAGAAGTTATATCATATACCCAATTTCCTAACAAAAATAAACCTTATTAAGCACATTTTAAGCACAGACGAAACAACTGATCGTGTTTTAATATTTGTTAATAATAAAAAATTAGTTGATGTTGCTTTCGAATTATTGAATGAAGATTTTCCAGATCAATTTGGAGTAATTCATTCTAATAAAACGCAAAATTATCGTTTAAGTACGATGGCTAATTTTCAAAACTCAAAATTAAGAGGAATCATTACCACAGATGTAATGGCACGTGGATTGGATATTTCCGATATTAGTCACGTAATCAATCTTCAATTTGCAGATAGTCCTGAAAAATACATGCACCGTATTGGTAGAACTGGTCGTGCAGACAAAGAAGGTATTGCAATTAGTTTTGTTGCTCCTTATGAAGAGGAACAACATCTTGCTGCAGAAACCTTGATGAACAAAGAAATCGAAGTCTTCGAAATGCCAGAAAACATTGAAGTTTCTGAAAAAAGATTAGAGTTTGAGAAAGATAAGCGTAGATTCAAATCTATTGGTAAAAAAATCAATACCGATGAGAGAGGCGCTGCATTCCATGAGAAAAAAGATAAAAACAAAAAGGTTAACCTAGGGGGTCCTGGAAAAACCAAACCAAGAAAAACAGCACCAAGAAACAGAGCTGTTGAAGCAAAAAAAGCAGCGAAAAGAAAAAAGAAATAA
- a CDS encoding pentapeptide repeat-containing protein, whose protein sequence is MANDFLQDQQFNGTIFKEDDIKYKEFENCQFVNCDFRNCYFTSVYFIDCTFTECNFNDTKINYVSLRGVAFFKCDFTNVNFAMTDQVIYDFHFTDCLLDYSKFYALKLKRISFSGCSLVAADFMKTDLTEAIFDHCDLRRTVFIETILNKADFTTSFNYAFDPEVNKIKKAQFSLEGLQGLLHKYDIVVK, encoded by the coding sequence ATGGCGAACGATTTTCTACAAGACCAACAATTTAATGGCACAATTTTCAAAGAAGATGATATAAAATATAAAGAATTTGAAAACTGCCAGTTCGTAAATTGCGATTTTAGAAACTGCTACTTTACAAGTGTCTATTTTATAGATTGCACGTTTACCGAATGTAATTTTAACGATACAAAAATAAATTATGTTTCGCTTCGTGGTGTAGCGTTTTTTAAATGCGATTTTACCAATGTAAATTTCGCCATGACAGACCAAGTTATTTATGATTTTCATTTTACTGATTGTCTTTTGGACTACTCCAAGTTCTATGCATTAAAATTAAAAAGAATTAGCTTTTCAGGTTGTAGTTTAGTTGCTGCCGATTTCATGAAAACCGATTTAACTGAAGCCATTTTTGATCACTGCGATTTACGTAGAACAGTTTTCATAGAGACCATACTCAATAAAGCTGATTTTACAACTAGTTTCAATTATGCGTTCGATCCTGAAGTAAATAAAATAAAAAAAGCGCAATTTTCACTTGAAGGATTACAAGGCTTACTTCACAAATATGATATTGTTGTAAAATAA
- a CDS encoding winged helix-turn-helix transcriptional regulator, producing the protein MIVKEEVKEIKKECTCTKIIQPVQDALYVLSGKWKLPIIISLSYGNKRFSEMGREIPKITDRMLSKELRELEMNQLVQRKVYDSVPVVVEYSLTEYGKTLNPAIEELYKWGLEHRKRLIEE; encoded by the coding sequence ATGATAGTTAAAGAAGAAGTAAAAGAAATAAAAAAAGAGTGTACTTGTACAAAGATCATACAACCTGTTCAAGATGCGCTTTATGTTTTGAGTGGAAAATGGAAATTGCCCATTATTATTTCACTGTCTTATGGTAATAAACGTTTTAGTGAAATGGGTAGAGAAATACCTAAAATTACAGATAGAATGTTGTCTAAGGAACTTCGTGAACTAGAAATGAATCAATTGGTGCAACGAAAAGTGTATGATTCTGTTCCTGTTGTTGTAGAATATTCGTTAACGGAGTATGGGAAAACACTAAATCCAGCTATTGAAGAGTTATATAAATGGGGTTTAGAACATCGAAAAAGATTAATTGAAGAGTAG
- a CDS encoding NAD(P)H-dependent oxidoreductase, with the protein MSLLEDLKWRYATKKMNGAIVPQEKLDYILEAARLAPSSSGLQPYKIFVISNEELKKKIQPVAWNQSQIVDASHLLVFAAWDDYTLDRIEDVFNYTMDERGLPHSTMDEYKKTLWSLYEPLSTESHAHHAAKQSYISFALAIAAAAEQKVDATPIEGFVPPKVDELLELDKQGLKSTLILALGYREEENDWLVNMKKVRTPKEEFITEIK; encoded by the coding sequence ATGAGCTTACTAGAAGATTTAAAATGGAGATATGCTACTAAAAAAATGAATGGTGCTATCGTTCCACAAGAAAAATTGGACTACATATTAGAAGCCGCTCGATTAGCTCCTTCATCATCAGGATTACAACCTTATAAAATTTTCGTCATTTCAAACGAAGAACTAAAAAAGAAAATTCAGCCTGTTGCATGGAATCAGAGTCAAATAGTTGATGCTTCGCATTTATTAGTTTTTGCAGCTTGGGACGATTATACACTTGATCGCATTGAAGATGTTTTCAATTATACAATGGATGAAAGAGGGTTACCACATAGCACAATGGATGAGTATAAAAAAACACTTTGGAGTTTATATGAACCATTAAGCACAGAATCACATGCACATCATGCCGCGAAACAATCCTACATTTCATTTGCTTTAGCAATTGCTGCTGCAGCAGAACAAAAAGTAGATGCAACACCAATTGAAGGTTTTGTACCTCCAAAAGTTGATGAACTATTAGAACTTGATAAACAAGGACTAAAAAGCACATTGATATTAGCTTTAGGTTATAGAGAAGAAGAAAACGATTGGTTAGTCAATATGAAAAAAGTAAGAACTCCTAAAGAAGAGTTCATTACAGAAATCAAGTAA
- a CDS encoding OsmC family protein, translating into MKTHNYKIKVEWTGNLGEGTLDYKSYNRNHNIVAEGKYTAINGSSDPAFLGDPTKYNPEDLFLSSISSCHMLWYLHLCSVNKIIVTTYIDNATGTMEETANGSGKFTTVTLHPVVTITDEKMAQKANDLHEEANKLCFIANSCNFKIAHNSKIIVK; encoded by the coding sequence ATGAAAACACACAATTACAAAATCAAAGTAGAATGGACAGGGAATTTAGGAGAAGGAACACTCGATTACAAATCGTATAATCGGAACCACAACATTGTTGCCGAAGGAAAATATACTGCAATAAATGGTTCTTCCGATCCTGCTTTTCTAGGAGATCCAACAAAATACAATCCCGAAGATTTATTTTTATCATCAATATCGTCTTGCCACATGCTTTGGTATTTGCATTTGTGTTCGGTTAATAAAATTATTGTCACTACCTATATTGACAACGCTACTGGAACAATGGAAGAAACAGCAAACGGATCAGGAAAATTTACTACCGTCACTTTACACCCAGTTGTAACTATAACCGATGAAAAAATGGCACAAAAAGCGAATGATCTTCATGAAGAAGCAAACAAATTATGTTTTATTGCTAATTCTTGTAATTTTAAAATAGCGCACAATTCGAAAATTATAGTTAAATAA
- a CDS encoding Crp/Fnr family transcriptional regulator, with protein MNTKPIIDYFSKILPLNTAEKAIVSAKFKERKIKRRQFILQEGDVCKVNTFVIEGCFRMFMVDENGKEHNLQFAIENWWIGDIGSFHSEEPSKFYIEALENATILQIQKEDQIRLFVDYPKFNLIFRVFTENALISCQRRIIQNISSTAEERYLDFEKRYPSLFNRISNVQIASFLGVTPEFLSTIRKRIAQS; from the coding sequence ATGAACACAAAACCAATCATAGACTATTTCTCCAAGATATTACCATTAAATACAGCAGAAAAAGCAATTGTTTCTGCTAAATTCAAAGAGCGAAAAATAAAACGCAGACAATTCATTCTTCAAGAAGGCGATGTTTGTAAAGTAAATACATTTGTAATAGAAGGCTGTTTCAGAATGTTTATGGTAGATGAAAATGGAAAAGAGCACAATTTACAATTTGCTATAGAAAATTGGTGGATTGGAGATATTGGAAGTTTTCATTCTGAAGAACCCAGTAAATTCTATATTGAGGCACTCGAAAACGCAACCATTTTACAAATCCAAAAAGAAGATCAAATACGCTTATTTGTCGATTATCCTAAATTCAATCTTATTTTTAGAGTGTTCACAGAAAACGCATTAATCAGTTGCCAAAGAAGAATTATACAAAATATTAGTTCCACCGCTGAAGAACGTTATCTTGACTTTGAAAAACGATACCCAAGTCTTTTCAACCGAATTTCCAATGTACAAATTGCTTCTTTTCTTGGCGTAACTCCTGAGTTTCTAAGTACTATTCGCAAAAGAATCGCACAATCTTAA
- a CDS encoding YybH family protein, with amino-acid sequence MKKLFLLPTIILLVASCKNEKLTETNTIMEKQAKLEIEKILMDYKETLNTSNAEKATALYTKNGIFMPSSGPSAIGKEQIKASYDFVFSQIQLNIEFYIEEITIENNLAFAVTSSKGETLIHATKTTIPEENRELFIFEKENETWKIARYMFNKTK; translated from the coding sequence ATGAAGAAATTATTCCTATTGCCTACAATCATTTTACTTGTAGCAAGCTGCAAAAACGAAAAATTAACGGAAACAAATACTATTATGGAAAAACAAGCAAAACTAGAAATTGAAAAGATATTAATGGATTATAAAGAGACATTAAACACCTCTAATGCAGAAAAAGCAACCGCACTCTATACAAAAAATGGCATTTTTATGCCTTCCTCTGGACCATCTGCTATAGGAAAAGAACAAATCAAAGCATCTTATGATTTTGTTTTCTCTCAAATTCAATTAAATATTGAGTTTTATATTGAAGAAATAACGATAGAGAATAATTTAGCCTTTGCTGTAACCAGCTCAAAAGGAGAAACACTAATTCATGCTACAAAAACAACAATTCCAGAAGAAAATAGAGAACTATTCATTTTTGAAAAAGAAAATGAAACTTGGAAGATAGCCCGATACATGTTTAATAAAACGAAATAA
- a CDS encoding DUF4272 domain-containing protein produces the protein MTCTFYSHKIGFNDLLKIIEKTIPNVIIITKNEEGSSIAEISSKEGLLKASKKIKITYRERETPSFQIPQVSDSPLTDNLKGLYGYIDSLPTKNETIKNLFLQKITTLNSEFSIEETKGILPELKSAIEQLALEFDAILFTQPNTIISKVKTQHFLDKNLELIIDTEGNCEIEKLEVFIESKYYDTPENEITTDQLDRKEKIEAILKEKNVKINKNLPCVESEKETTIRTPKEIAQRVCILGITNMVAFNSISGQEAFDYIKEHQLEEWVTPKEFEFLANPTEESKMYETWKCEGIYTLMWVLNYIDNLAFPNVLCDLNAIPYENYPVGPDKNPNDFINSITTSRSKEEILDMADLYYRLDWACVDARINQRNIEEVNPSIVYERHYTLNWLIQFRNQDWDDVTCDT, from the coding sequence ATGACTTGCACTTTTTATTCTCATAAAATAGGCTTCAATGACCTTTTAAAAATAATAGAAAAAACGATTCCTAATGTTATAATAATAACCAAAAACGAAGAAGGTTCTTCAATTGCAGAAATTTCATCAAAAGAAGGGTTATTAAAGGCTTCTAAAAAAATAAAAATCACTTATAGAGAAAGAGAAACACCTTCATTCCAAATTCCTCAAGTTAGTGACAGTCCACTAACTGATAATTTAAAAGGACTTTATGGATATATAGATTCATTACCTACAAAAAATGAAACGATCAAAAATCTTTTCTTACAAAAAATCACAACATTAAATAGCGAATTTTCAATTGAAGAAACAAAAGGAATACTTCCAGAATTAAAATCTGCCATTGAACAATTAGCATTAGAATTTGATGCCATTCTTTTTACACAACCTAACACCATCATTAGCAAAGTAAAAACACAACATTTCTTAGATAAAAATCTAGAACTTATTATTGACACAGAAGGTAATTGTGAAATTGAAAAATTAGAAGTTTTCATTGAATCAAAATACTACGATACTCCTGAAAATGAAATTACAACCGATCAATTGGATAGAAAAGAGAAAATTGAGGCTATTTTAAAAGAGAAAAACGTAAAGATTAATAAAAATCTACCATGTGTAGAATCTGAAAAAGAAACTACAATTCGTACTCCAAAAGAAATAGCGCAAAGAGTATGTATTTTGGGTATTACAAACATGGTGGCATTTAATTCTATTTCGGGACAAGAGGCTTTCGATTATATTAAAGAACACCAGCTTGAAGAATGGGTTACTCCAAAAGAGTTTGAGTTTCTTGCAAACCCTACAGAAGAGAGCAAAATGTATGAAACATGGAAATGTGAAGGTATTTACACTTTAATGTGGGTTTTAAATTATATTGACAACCTTGCTTTCCCTAATGTATTATGCGATTTAAACGCGATTCCTTACGAAAATTATCCAGTAGGACCAGATAAAAACCCTAACGATTTTATTAATAGCATAACAACTTCTCGCTCTAAAGAAGAGATATTAGACATGGCCGATTTGTACTATCGTTTAGACTGGGCATGTGTTGATGCTCGGATCAATCAAAGAAATATAGAAGAGGTAAATCCTAGTATTGTTTACGAACGCCATTATACCTTAAATTGGTTAATTCAATTTAGAAACCAAGATTGGGACGATGTTACTTGCGATACCTAG